In Pseudomonas sp. MTM4, one genomic interval encodes:
- a CDS encoding carbon-phosphorus lyase complex subunit PhnI, whose translation MYVAVKGGEQAIDNAHRLLAKKRRGDTALPELSVNQIRQQLPLAVARVMAEGSLFDEELAALAIKQAAGDLLEAIFLLRAYRTTLPRFGNSVPLETAEMRPNRRISATFKDLPGGQLLGPTFDYSHRLLDFSLLAEGEHPGPESDPQATLAACPRVLDLLAKEGLMKPERGGDQAVPDITREPLEFPSDRAQRLQALARGDEGFLLALGYSTQRGYGRNHPFAGEIRIGQVEVWMEPPELGFAVPLGDIEVTECEMVNQFVGGQGVNPQFTRGYGLAFGYAERKAMGMALVDRALRGAEYGETVQGPAQQEEFVLMHCDNVEAGGFVSHLKLPHYVDFQSELELIRKLRRAPVEETVTAQPEANAEERRA comes from the coding sequence ATGTATGTAGCCGTCAAAGGTGGCGAACAGGCCATCGACAATGCTCACCGCCTGCTGGCGAAAAAGCGCCGCGGCGACACCGCCTTGCCCGAATTGAGCGTCAACCAGATTCGCCAGCAACTGCCCTTGGCGGTGGCGCGGGTCATGGCCGAAGGCTCGCTGTTCGATGAGGAACTGGCTGCGCTGGCGATCAAACAGGCGGCTGGCGATCTGCTCGAAGCGATCTTCCTGCTGCGCGCCTATCGCACCACGCTGCCGCGCTTTGGCAACAGCGTGCCGCTGGAAACCGCTGAGATGCGCCCGAACCGCCGCATCTCGGCGACCTTCAAGGATCTGCCGGGTGGCCAGCTGCTCGGCCCGACCTTCGACTACAGCCATCGTCTGCTCGACTTCAGCCTACTGGCCGAAGGCGAACATCCCGGCCCGGAGAGCGACCCGCAAGCGACGCTGGCAGCCTGCCCGCGAGTGCTCGACCTGCTCGCCAAGGAAGGCTTGATGAAACCCGAGCGCGGCGGCGATCAGGCCGTGCCGGATATCACCCGCGAGCCTCTGGAATTCCCCAGCGATCGCGCCCAACGGCTGCAAGCGCTGGCCCGAGGCGATGAGGGCTTTCTGCTGGCGCTGGGCTATTCGACTCAGCGCGGCTATGGCCGTAATCATCCCTTCGCCGGTGAAATCCGTATCGGTCAGGTTGAGGTCTGGATGGAGCCGCCGGAGCTGGGCTTCGCCGTACCGCTGGGGGACATCGAAGTGACCGAGTGCGAGATGGTCAACCAGTTCGTCGGCGGGCAGGGCGTCAACCCGCAGTTCACCCGCGGCTACGGGCTGGCCTTCGGTTACGCCGAACGCAAGGCGATGGGCATGGCCCTGGTCGACCGCGCGCTGCGTGGCGCCGAGTACGGCGAGACGGTGCAGGGCCCGGCGCAGCAGGAAGAGTTCGTCCTGATGCACTGCGACAACGTCGAGGCCGGTGGCTTCGTTTCGCACCTCAAGCTGCCCCATTACGTCGACTTCCAGTCCGAACTGGAGCTGATTCGCAAGCTGCGCCGTGCACCGGTCGAGGAGACCGTTACGGCCCAGCCCGAAGCCAACGCCGAGGAGCGCCGCGCATGA
- the phnH gene encoding phosphonate C-P lyase system protein PhnH has product MSANLLHAALDDQVLDSQRIFRAALKALAEPGLAQPLIAVPALDPLASATYALCLSLLDGETRLWLAPAFDTPTVRTNLAFHCGCPIVAERETAEFALLDAQALDDLSGFCTGSERFPDQSCTLLVQLDGLDSGSTLSWSGPGILGQREVSLPVPAAFWQQRAARNDFPRGLDLFFAADQTVLGLPRSTRIAPSIEEVA; this is encoded by the coding sequence ATGAGCGCAAACCTGTTGCACGCGGCACTCGATGATCAGGTGCTGGACAGCCAGCGTATTTTCCGCGCCGCGCTCAAGGCCCTCGCCGAGCCCGGCCTGGCGCAGCCGCTGATTGCTGTTCCGGCCCTCGATCCGCTGGCGTCGGCGACTTACGCCTTGTGCCTGAGCCTGCTCGATGGCGAGACGCGGTTGTGGCTGGCGCCCGCCTTCGATACGCCGACGGTGCGCACCAACCTGGCATTTCATTGTGGGTGCCCGATCGTTGCTGAGCGCGAAACGGCCGAGTTCGCATTGCTCGACGCGCAGGCGCTGGATGACCTGTCCGGTTTCTGCACGGGTAGCGAACGTTTCCCCGACCAGTCCTGCACGCTGCTGGTCCAGCTCGATGGCCTCGACAGTGGCTCGACGTTGAGCTGGAGCGGCCCCGGCATTCTCGGCCAGCGCGAGGTGAGCCTGCCGGTGCCGGCCGCGTTCTGGCAGCAGCGCGCCGCCCGCAATGATTTCCCCCGCGGGCTGGACCTGTTCTTCGCCGCCGACCAGACCGTGCTCGGCTTGCCCCGCAGCACCCGCATCGCGCCATCGATAGAGGAGGTCGCCTGA
- the phnG gene encoding phosphonate C-P lyase system protein PhnG: protein METRMTPEIATRQRWMGVLARAGDELTRYEAALKDIEYQMVRAPEIGMTLVRGRMGGTGAAFNLGEMSVTRCVVRLGDGRTGYSYVAGRDKRHAELAALADAHLQGRDQARWQQQLIAPLAAAQATRRAAQDAETASSKVEFFTLVRGED, encoded by the coding sequence ATGGAGACGCGCATGACCCCAGAAATAGCCACTCGCCAGCGCTGGATGGGCGTGCTTGCCCGTGCCGGTGATGAGCTGACGCGCTACGAGGCTGCACTCAAGGACATCGAGTACCAAATGGTGCGGGCGCCGGAGATCGGCATGACCCTGGTCCGCGGTCGCATGGGCGGCACTGGCGCCGCGTTCAACCTGGGCGAGATGAGTGTGACCCGCTGCGTCGTGCGTCTGGGCGACGGCCGCACCGGTTACAGCTACGTGGCCGGGCGCGACAAGCGTCACGCCGAACTGGCCGCGCTGGCCGACGCGCATTTGCAGGGGCGCGATCAGGCGCGCTGGCAGCAGCAACTGATCGCACCGCTGGCGGCTGCACAGGCAACCCGCCGCGCCGCGCAGGACGCCGAGACGGCCAGCAGCAAAGTGGAATTCTTCACCCTGGTGAGAGGAGAGGACTGA
- the phnF gene encoding phosphonate metabolism transcriptional regulator PhnF: MHMSRQPQPRYLQLAAQLRDELRHLQPGDQLPGEVQLATRFAVNRHTLRRAIDELVSEGRVLRQQGRSTRVLERPLIYPLAAGSAYSESLSAQGLGVQARLLQRQLRPATVEETEHLKLDEGASLLELHTLRLLDEQPVSLIRHRFCASRQSLLAEYNGGSLRHYLAERELPLSRAFSLIGARLPTPNEADQLLMPRHAPLLTVLTLSHDLAGRPVELSLSTSRADRFQYQVAT; the protein is encoded by the coding sequence ATGCACATGTCTAGACAACCGCAGCCGCGATACCTGCAACTGGCCGCCCAGCTGCGCGATGAATTGCGTCATCTGCAGCCGGGCGACCAGCTGCCCGGCGAGGTTCAGCTGGCGACACGTTTCGCGGTGAATCGACACACGCTGCGCCGCGCCATCGACGAACTGGTCAGCGAGGGCCGGGTGCTGCGCCAGCAGGGCAGAAGCACACGGGTACTGGAGCGGCCGTTGATCTACCCGCTGGCGGCGGGCAGCGCTTACAGCGAGTCGTTGTCGGCGCAGGGGCTCGGCGTCCAGGCTCGCCTGCTGCAGCGCCAACTGCGTCCGGCCACCGTCGAAGAAACCGAACACCTCAAGTTGGACGAAGGCGCGTCGCTGCTGGAGCTGCACACCCTGCGTCTGCTCGACGAGCAGCCGGTGAGTCTGATTCGCCACCGTTTCTGTGCCAGCCGCCAGTCGCTACTGGCCGAATACAACGGCGGCTCGCTGCGCCATTACTTGGCCGAGCGCGAACTGCCGCTGAGCCGCGCCTTTAGCTTGATTGGCGCACGGCTGCCCACGCCCAATGAGGCCGACCAATTGCTGATGCCGCGCCATGCGCCGCTGCTGACCGTACTCACCCTTTCCCATGACCTGGCCGGGCGGCCGGTGGAGCTGTCGTTATCGACCAGCCGAGCCGACCGCTTCCAGTACCAGGTCGCTACCTGA
- the phnE gene encoding phosphonate ABC transporter, permease protein PhnE, whose translation MTSLTAHTAVAAPQKRSWFKLIGWGLFLAVLGWSWQGAEMNPLALIRDGGNMATFAADFFPPDFSNWELYLTEMIVTVQIALWGTVLAILCAIPLGILCAENIVPWWVYQPVRRVMDACRSINEMVFAMLFVVAVGLGPFAGVLALFVGTTGVLAKLFAEAVEAIEPGPVEGVRATGASALQEVIFGVIPQVLPLWISYALYRFESNVRSATVVGMVGAGGIGVILWEAIRGFQFGQTCALLIVIVAVVSVIDIVSQRLRKLFI comes from the coding sequence ATGACTTCTCTTACCGCACATACCGCCGTTGCTGCACCGCAGAAACGCTCGTGGTTCAAGCTGATTGGCTGGGGGCTGTTCCTGGCAGTGCTGGGCTGGTCCTGGCAAGGCGCCGAAATGAATCCGCTGGCGCTGATCCGCGACGGCGGCAATATGGCGACCTTCGCCGCTGACTTCTTTCCGCCGGACTTCAGCAACTGGGAGCTGTACCTGACGGAGATGATCGTCACCGTGCAGATCGCCCTCTGGGGCACGGTGCTGGCGATCCTCTGCGCGATCCCGCTGGGCATTCTCTGCGCCGAGAACATCGTGCCCTGGTGGGTCTATCAGCCGGTCCGGCGCGTGATGGACGCCTGCCGTTCGATCAATGAAATGGTCTTCGCCATGCTCTTCGTCGTCGCGGTTGGTCTCGGGCCGTTCGCTGGTGTGCTGGCGCTGTTCGTCGGCACCACCGGCGTGCTCGCCAAGCTCTTTGCCGAAGCGGTGGAGGCCATCGAGCCGGGCCCGGTAGAGGGTGTGCGGGCCACTGGCGCCAGCGCCCTGCAGGAAGTCATCTTCGGCGTCATTCCGCAGGTGCTGCCGCTGTGGATTTCCTACGCGCTGTATCGCTTCGAATCCAACGTGCGCTCGGCAACAGTGGTGGGGATGGTCGGTGCCGGCGGCATCGGGGTGATCCTCTGGGAAGCCATTCGCGGCTTCCAGTTCGGCCAGACCTGCGCCTTGCTGATCGTCATCGTGGCGGTGGTGAGCGTGATCGACATCGTTTCCCAGCGCTTGCGCAAATTGTTCATCTGA
- the phnD gene encoding phosphonate ABC transporter substrate-binding protein, with protein sequence MFNRIGRVLAASALLTGSLLGGAHADDGKELNFGIISTESSQNLRAVWDPFLAAMSERTGMKINAFFAPDYAGIIQGMRFDKVDLAWYGNKSAMEAVDRAGGEIFAQTVASNGAQGYYSLLVAHKGSPIDSVDDMLKDAANLTFANGDPNSTSGYLVPGYYVFAKNKVDANKIFKRSLNGSHEVNALSVANKQVDVGTFNNEGMERLELTAPEKAAQLKVIWTSPLIPADPMVWRKNLPEATKAGIREFFMTYGDKPGEKDVLADLQWGKFRASDDDQLLPIRQLELFKQRSEVANNSKLDESDKQAQLKELDAQLAALEQRMAEIEQKTAAATAG encoded by the coding sequence ATGTTCAATCGTATTGGCCGCGTCCTTGCCGCCTCTGCCTTGCTGACCGGCTCGCTGCTGGGCGGCGCCCACGCGGATGATGGCAAGGAACTGAACTTCGGCATCATTTCCACCGAGTCGTCGCAGAATCTGCGAGCTGTCTGGGACCCGTTCCTCGCCGCCATGAGCGAGCGCACCGGGATGAAGATCAACGCGTTCTTCGCACCGGATTACGCCGGCATCATCCAGGGCATGCGCTTCGATAAGGTCGATCTGGCCTGGTACGGCAACAAGTCCGCAATGGAAGCCGTGGACCGCGCCGGCGGCGAGATCTTCGCTCAAACCGTCGCCTCCAATGGCGCTCAGGGCTATTACAGCCTGCTGGTAGCGCACAAGGGCAGCCCCATCGACTCCGTCGACGACATGCTCAAGGACGCCGCCAACCTGACCTTCGCCAACGGCGATCCGAACTCCACCTCGGGCTATCTGGTGCCGGGCTATTACGTCTTTGCCAAGAACAAGGTGGACGCCAACAAGATCTTCAAGCGCTCGCTCAACGGCAGCCACGAAGTGAACGCCCTGTCGGTGGCCAACAAGCAGGTCGACGTTGGCACCTTCAACAACGAAGGCATGGAGCGCCTGGAATTGACCGCGCCGGAGAAGGCCGCTCAGCTCAAGGTCATCTGGACCTCGCCGTTGATCCCTGCCGATCCCATGGTCTGGCGCAAGAATCTGCCGGAAGCGACCAAGGCCGGCATCCGCGAATTCTTCATGACCTACGGTGACAAGCCCGGCGAGAAGGACGTGTTGGCTGACCTGCAGTGGGGCAAGTTCCGCGCCTCCGATGACGATCAGCTGCTACCGATTCGCCAGTTGGAGCTGTTCAAGCAGCGCAGCGAAGTTGCCAACAACAGCAAGCTCGACGAAAGCGACAAGCAGGCTCAACTAAAGGAGCTGGACGCCCAGCTTGCGGCGCTTGAGCAGCGCATGGCTGAGATCGAGCAGAAAACCGCAGCCGCCACGGCGGGCTGA
- the phnC gene encoding phosphonate ABC transporter ATP-binding protein: MSAVIRVDSLNKTFAGKRALHDLALSVQPGEMVALIGASGSGKSTLLRHIAGLACCDRSGGNIQVLGREVQSAGRLNADVRRLRADIGYIFQQFNLVSRLSVLDNVLLGFLGRMPRWRGSLGMFTAEQKQQALAALERVGLAHRAEQRASTLSGGQQQRVAIARALTQQAEVILADEPIASLDPESARKVMDILADINRRDGKTVVVTLHQVDYALRYCRRAVALKDGRIHYDGACADLDGRFLNDLYGADLDANLLFSDQARSPAAAAPAQLRTLSLAKA; this comes from the coding sequence ATGAGTGCAGTTATCCGTGTCGACAGTCTGAACAAGACTTTCGCAGGCAAGCGTGCCCTGCATGATCTGGCGCTGTCCGTGCAGCCGGGCGAGATGGTGGCGCTGATCGGCGCGTCCGGTTCCGGCAAGTCCACACTGCTGCGGCACATCGCCGGCCTGGCCTGCTGTGATCGCAGTGGTGGCAACATCCAGGTGCTCGGTCGTGAAGTGCAGTCGGCGGGACGCCTGAACGCCGACGTGAGGCGGTTGCGCGCGGACATCGGCTACATCTTCCAACAGTTCAACTTGGTCAGCCGCCTCAGCGTGCTGGACAACGTGCTGCTGGGCTTTCTTGGCCGCATGCCGCGCTGGCGCGGCTCTCTGGGCATGTTCACCGCCGAGCAGAAGCAGCAGGCGCTGGCGGCGCTGGAGCGTGTGGGGCTAGCACATCGTGCCGAGCAGCGCGCTTCCACACTCTCTGGCGGTCAGCAGCAGCGGGTCGCCATCGCCCGGGCGCTGACTCAGCAGGCCGAGGTGATCCTGGCGGACGAGCCGATCGCCTCGCTCGACCCTGAATCCGCTCGCAAGGTCATGGACATCCTGGCTGACATCAACCGACGCGACGGCAAAACCGTGGTGGTGACCTTGCATCAAGTTGATTACGCGCTGCGTTACTGCCGCCGAGCGGTGGCACTCAAGGATGGCCGCATCCATTACGACGGCGCTTGTGCCGACCTCGATGGCCGCTTTCTCAACGATCTCTACGGCGCTGATCTAGACGCCAATCTTCTGTTTTCCGATCAGGCCCGCTCGCCTGCCGCAGCGGCGCCTGCACAGCTCCGCACGCTGAGCCTGGCCAAGGCCTGA
- a CDS encoding DUF192 domain-containing protein has protein sequence MRAALLSLMLLPSFASAEPLLDLRVGDARLQAEYARSAAERERGLMERTELAANRGMLFRFDDFRRHCLWMKNTPLPLTAAFMDEQGRIVDVIDLEPLSTAIRCSREPARYALEVNQGWFSQHRAGIGDQVNGIPK, from the coding sequence ATGCGTGCCGCCTTGCTGTCGTTGATGCTGCTGCCCTCGTTTGCCAGCGCCGAACCTCTACTCGATCTGCGTGTGGGCGATGCACGGCTTCAGGCCGAATACGCCCGTTCAGCAGCCGAGCGCGAACGCGGTCTGATGGAGCGCACCGAGCTGGCGGCAAACCGCGGCATGCTGTTTCGCTTCGACGACTTTCGCCGTCACTGCCTGTGGATGAAGAACACGCCGCTGCCGCTGACGGCTGCCTTTATGGATGAGCAGGGGCGCATCGTCGATGTGATCGATCTGGAGCCGTTGAGCACAGCGATCCGCTGCTCGCGCGAGCCGGCGCGTTATGCGCTTGAGGTCAATCAGGGTTGGTTTAGTCAGCACCGGGCTGGTATCGGCGATCAGGTGAATGGCATCCCGAAATAG
- a CDS encoding sodium:proton antiporter codes for MLDLAAAFIALTTFFTYVNYRFIKLPPTIGVMLTALVLSLIALGFSALGYPVLETEMQQIVKQIDFSAVLMTWFLPALLFAGALHVNLDDLRSYKWPIGILATGGVLFSTLVVGWLAFNIFGLFGWHIEFIYCLLFGALISPTDPIAAMGILKTSGAPKPLQTTIVGESLFNDGTAVVLFSILLGVLSLGQEPSLADFGLLFAKEAVGGIVLGVVLGFGVFYLLSKVDEHQPSVMLTLALVFGGSALATHLHVSAPIVMAVAGLIIGNQGRKKAMSDSTRRYVDGFWELIDEILNALLFALIGLELLILPFGWLHAVAAMLLGGAVLLSRVLTVAPMIVTLRKIYGITDRQITRGTIRILSWGGLRGGVSVALALSLPLGEERDLLLSLTYIVVLVSILLQGLTVGPLVRSLHGSQPAATDPHGAAH; via the coding sequence ATGCTCGACCTAGCGGCGGCGTTCATTGCGCTGACGACCTTCTTTACTTACGTCAATTACCGCTTCATCAAGCTGCCGCCAACCATCGGGGTGATGCTGACAGCGCTAGTCCTGTCGCTTATCGCGCTGGGTTTCTCGGCGTTGGGCTATCCGGTGCTTGAAACCGAAATGCAGCAGATCGTCAAGCAGATCGATTTCTCCGCCGTACTGATGACCTGGTTTCTGCCGGCACTGCTGTTCGCCGGCGCCTTGCACGTCAACCTCGACGACCTGCGCAGCTACAAATGGCCCATTGGCATCCTGGCCACCGGTGGCGTGCTGTTTTCCACCCTGGTGGTGGGTTGGCTCGCGTTCAATATTTTCGGGCTGTTCGGCTGGCACATCGAGTTCATCTATTGCCTGCTGTTCGGTGCGCTTATCTCCCCGACCGATCCGATCGCGGCGATGGGCATCCTCAAGACTAGCGGCGCGCCGAAACCGCTACAGACCACCATAGTTGGCGAATCGCTGTTCAATGACGGCACCGCGGTGGTGCTGTTCAGCATTCTGCTGGGCGTGTTGAGCCTTGGCCAGGAACCGAGCCTTGCCGACTTCGGCCTGCTCTTCGCCAAGGAGGCGGTCGGCGGCATCGTGCTGGGGGTCGTGCTGGGCTTCGGTGTGTTCTATCTGCTGAGCAAGGTCGATGAGCATCAGCCATCCGTGATGCTGACCCTGGCGCTGGTGTTCGGCGGCTCGGCGCTGGCGACTCATCTGCACGTTTCGGCGCCTATCGTCATGGCGGTGGCCGGCCTGATCATTGGTAATCAGGGCCGCAAGAAGGCGATGAGCGACAGCACGCGGCGTTACGTTGATGGTTTCTGGGAACTGATCGACGAAATCCTCAATGCGTTGCTGTTCGCGCTTATCGGTCTCGAACTGCTGATCCTGCCGTTTGGCTGGCTGCACGCGGTGGCGGCGATGCTGCTGGGCGGCGCGGTGCTGCTATCGCGCGTGCTTACCGTGGCACCGATGATCGTCACGCTGCGTAAAATTTACGGCATCACGGATCGGCAGATCACCCGCGGCACCATCCGCATCCTGTCCTGGGGCGGCCTGCGTGGTGGCGTCTCGGTGGCGCTCGCGCTGTCGTTGCCGCTGGGAGAGGAACGGGATCTGTTGCTGAGCCTCACCTATATCGTCGTACTGGTCTCGATTCTTTTGCAGGGCCTGACGGTCGGGCCGCTGGTGCGTTCGCTGCATGGCTCGCAGCCAGCTGCGACGGACCCGCACGGAGCGGCTCATTGA
- a CDS encoding DNA-formamidopyrimidine glycosylase family protein, whose translation MPEGPSIVILREQADVFTGQVIERAEGNSKLDKVRLVGQTVRSFRSWGKHFLIELDDVSLRIHLLLFGSYRINERKESAPRLSLGFANGELNFYGCSVQPIEGLLDDAYDWSADVMSDAWDGRAALKKLRGRPQLLACDALLDQTLFSGSGNIIKNEVLFRTRIHPLSLIGDLPAAKLRELAREVRTYSFEFLQWKREGTLKAHWLAHTKTTCPRCKIPFVKAKELGRSKRRAFYCERCQKRYGTDAGTQQAEQPIVEID comes from the coding sequence ATGCCCGAAGGTCCATCGATCGTCATTCTTCGCGAACAGGCCGACGTGTTCACCGGCCAGGTCATCGAACGTGCCGAGGGCAATTCCAAGCTCGATAAGGTGCGGCTGGTCGGCCAAACGGTGCGATCGTTTCGCAGCTGGGGCAAGCACTTTCTGATCGAGCTGGACGACGTTTCTCTGCGCATCCATTTGCTGTTGTTCGGCAGTTATCGAATCAACGAGCGCAAGGAATCCGCGCCGCGCCTGAGTCTGGGGTTCGCCAACGGCGAGCTGAATTTCTACGGATGCTCGGTGCAGCCCATCGAAGGCCTGTTGGACGACGCCTACGACTGGAGTGCAGATGTCATGAGCGACGCCTGGGATGGACGCGCGGCCCTGAAGAAGTTGCGTGGGCGGCCCCAACTACTGGCTTGCGATGCGCTGTTGGATCAAACGCTGTTCTCGGGCTCGGGCAACATCATCAAAAACGAAGTGCTTTTTCGCACCCGCATTCATCCGCTGTCGCTGATCGGCGATCTGCCGGCGGCGAAGCTGCGAGAACTGGCGCGAGAGGTTCGGACTTACAGCTTCGAATTTCTCCAGTGGAAGCGCGAGGGCACGCTCAAAGCGCACTGGCTAGCACATACGAAAACGACCTGTCCGCGCTGCAAAATCCCTTTCGTCAAAGCCAAGGAGCTGGGGCGAAGCAAGCGCCGCGCCTTCTATTGTGAGCGTTGTCAGAAGCGCTACGGGACCGACGCTGGCACTCAGCAAGCCGAGCAGCCGATTGTCGAAATCGACTGA
- a CDS encoding RluA family pseudouridine synthase: MSAIALKARSTLHLPQGDWATVLDCLCAHFPAIDRDIWSDRFARGRVLGADGQPLAVTHPYRAGLKIHYFREVPNEKPIPFEEQVLHLDEHLLVADKPHFLPVMPAGEYVNETLLARLSKRVGNPDLVPIHRIDRLTAGLVLFSTNPESRGRYQALFRERKIDKRYEAICPALPDLNFPRQERLHMVDGEPFFLMKKGAGEPNSETRIEVLERRGELWRYALYPVTGRKHQLRLQMATLGAGICNDPFYPELIERGRRDQDDYSKPLKLLARGLEFRDPLTGEPRRFESRLQLDW; this comes from the coding sequence ATGTCCGCTATTGCCCTTAAAGCCCGCAGCACCCTTCATCTGCCCCAAGGTGATTGGGCCACCGTGCTCGACTGCTTGTGCGCGCATTTCCCGGCGATCGATCGTGACATCTGGTCAGATCGCTTCGCCAGAGGGCGTGTGCTGGGCGCGGATGGACAACCATTGGCGGTGACGCATCCCTATCGAGCCGGGCTAAAGATTCATTACTTTCGCGAAGTGCCGAATGAAAAGCCGATCCCCTTCGAGGAGCAGGTGCTGCATCTTGACGAGCACTTGCTGGTGGCCGACAAACCGCACTTCCTGCCGGTGATGCCGGCCGGCGAATATGTCAACGAAACGCTGCTGGCGCGCCTGAGCAAGCGCGTGGGTAATCCCGATCTGGTGCCTATCCACCGCATCGACCGGCTGACCGCCGGGCTGGTGCTGTTCTCCACCAATCCGGAAAGCCGTGGCCGCTACCAGGCGTTGTTTCGCGAGCGGAAGATAGACAAGCGTTACGAAGCGATCTGCCCGGCGCTGCCCGATCTGAATTTCCCGCGTCAGGAGCGGCTGCACATGGTCGATGGCGAGCCGTTCTTCTTGATGAAAAAGGGCGCCGGAGAGCCCAACAGCGAGACGCGTATCGAGGTGCTCGAGCGGCGTGGCGAACTCTGGCGCTACGCGTTGTATCCGGTCACCGGACGCAAGCATCAGCTGCGCCTGCAAATGGCGACGCTGGGCGCCGGTATTTGCAACGATCCCTTCTATCCTGAGCTGATCGAGCGTGGGCGCCGAGATCAAGACGACTATTCCAAGCCGCTCAAACTGCTGGCGCGCGGGTTGGAATTTCGCGATCCGCTGACTGGCGAGCCGCGCCGGTTCGAAAGCCGTCTGCAGCTGGATTGGTGA
- a CDS encoding thioredoxin family protein has product MHNHPIVSRQQWLAAHTAHLLKEKQVTHQREALAAARRELPWALVDKHYAFQDASGPVGLDELFEGRSQLIIKHFMFGPDWQEGCVGCSFEMDHLQGTLVHLANHDVSVVAVSRAPFATLDAFRQRMGWPIRWVSSAGSDFNRDFHVSFDPEDIVDGKVFYNYRWEPFVCEELSGFSVFYRDEDGRIFHTFSAYGRGAEELLGSYVLLDMTPNGRSENGPQHNLTDWVRHHDRYGSGDTVDITGRARPGDATASAGCCHQVDPQ; this is encoded by the coding sequence ATGCACAACCATCCGATCGTTTCCCGCCAGCAGTGGCTGGCCGCCCATACCGCGCATCTGCTCAAGGAAAAGCAGGTCACTCATCAACGCGAGGCGCTCGCCGCCGCCCGTCGCGAATTGCCCTGGGCGCTGGTGGACAAGCACTACGCGTTTCAGGACGCAAGCGGCCCGGTAGGTTTGGACGAACTATTCGAGGGTCGCAGCCAACTGATCATCAAGCACTTCATGTTCGGCCCCGACTGGCAGGAAGGCTGTGTGGGTTGCTCGTTCGAGATGGATCACCTGCAGGGCACGCTGGTGCACCTGGCCAACCACGATGTCAGCGTCGTCGCTGTGTCGCGGGCGCCTTTTGCCACGCTCGACGCGTTCCGCCAACGGATGGGCTGGCCGATCCGTTGGGTATCGTCTGCCGGCAGCGATTTCAATCGCGACTTCCACGTCTCGTTCGATCCCGAGGACATCGTCGACGGCAAGGTCTTTTACAACTACAGATGGGAGCCGTTCGTCTGTGAGGAGCTGTCGGGTTTCAGTGTGTTCTATCGCGACGAGGATGGGCGCATCTTCCATACCTTTTCGGCTTACGGGCGCGGTGCGGAGGAGTTGCTGGGTAGCTATGTGCTACTCGACATGACACCCAATGGCCGCAGCGAGAACGGGCCGCAACACAATCTGACCGATTGGGTTCGCCATCATGATCGCTACGGCAGCGGCGACACCGTCGATATCACCGGACGAGCCCGACCAGGTGATGCCACCGCCTCTGCCGGCTGTTGCCATCAGGTAGACCCTCAGTGA